A single Paraburkholderia sp. D15 DNA region contains:
- a CDS encoding NAD(P)/FAD-dependent oxidoreductase: protein MTDDRRVVIVGAGPAGVRAAETLVAAGVRPLVLDENARWGGQIYRQPPADGGFQRTKKELYGFEAHKADALHSTMAKLLPQLDYRPDTLVWACESAHLDTLHAGREIRVPYSHLIVASGATDRVLPLPGWTLPGVYTLGAAQVALKSQGCAIGRRVVLAGTGPLLYLVAYQYVKAGAQVAAVLDTSPLSRQIAAAPKLARQPSTFAKGLYYVGWLKTRGVRIERGVTLLGVRGERGVSGIEFRAPAAGSPGETLACDALGMSFGLKPETQLADLAGCRFRFDATQRCWLPELDAAGRSSVPGLYLAGDGAGIAGADAAELAGRRVALALLDDLGIAHPRNTDRSGVTWDAPALERTLKRIAVFREGIDTAFAPPAKCAAQWPDDMPVCRCEEIDAGTLRRCIRGGEASEINRLKALTRVGMGRCQGRMCGEAAMTLLAEETGKPLADVGRLRGQAPIKPIPLSPEMIAGDLAEIPEEARDE from the coding sequence ATGACGGACGACCGCCGCGTGGTGATCGTCGGTGCGGGACCGGCCGGCGTGCGCGCCGCCGAGACCCTGGTCGCAGCCGGCGTCCGCCCGCTCGTGCTCGACGAAAACGCGCGCTGGGGCGGCCAGATCTATCGGCAGCCGCCGGCGGACGGCGGCTTCCAGCGCACGAAAAAAGAGTTGTACGGTTTCGAGGCGCACAAGGCCGACGCGTTGCATTCGACGATGGCGAAGCTCCTGCCGCAACTCGACTATCGTCCCGACACCCTGGTGTGGGCCTGCGAATCCGCTCACCTCGACACGCTGCACGCGGGCCGCGAAATTCGCGTGCCGTACTCGCATCTGATCGTCGCCAGCGGTGCGACCGATCGTGTCCTGCCGCTACCTGGCTGGACCTTGCCCGGCGTCTACACGCTCGGCGCGGCACAGGTGGCGCTGAAGTCGCAAGGCTGCGCGATCGGCCGGCGCGTGGTGCTGGCCGGCACGGGTCCGTTGCTGTATCTGGTCGCGTATCAGTACGTGAAGGCCGGCGCGCAGGTGGCCGCCGTGCTCGATACCAGCCCGCTGTCGCGCCAGATCGCCGCCGCGCCGAAGCTCGCGCGTCAGCCGTCGACCTTCGCGAAAGGGCTTTACTACGTCGGCTGGCTGAAGACGCGCGGCGTGCGGATCGAACGCGGCGTGACCCTGCTCGGCGTTCGCGGCGAACGGGGCGTGAGCGGCATCGAGTTTCGCGCGCCAGCAGCCGGCTCGCCGGGCGAAACCCTCGCTTGCGACGCGCTCGGCATGAGCTTCGGCCTGAAGCCCGAGACGCAACTCGCCGACCTCGCGGGCTGCCGCTTCCGCTTCGACGCGACCCAGCGCTGCTGGCTGCCCGAACTCGACGCGGCCGGCCGCAGCTCCGTGCCCGGTCTCTATCTTGCCGGCGACGGCGCGGGCATCGCGGGCGCGGACGCCGCCGAACTCGCGGGCCGCCGCGTCGCGCTGGCGCTGCTCGACGATCTGGGCATCGCGCATCCACGGAATACGGACAGGTCCGGCGTGACGTGGGACGCACCCGCACTCGAACGCACACTCAAGCGCATCGCGGTATTCCGCGAAGGGATCGACACCGCGTTCGCGCCGCCCGCGAAATGCGCCGCGCAGTGGCCCGACGACATGCCCGTCTGCCGCTGCGAAGAGATCGACGCGGGCACGTTGCGGCGCTGCATCCGCGGCGGCGAGGCGAGCGAGATCAATCGTCTGAAGGCGCTCACGCGCGTCGGCATGGGCCGCTGCCAGGGACGCATGTGCGGCGAAGCGGCCATGACCCTGCTCGCCGAAGAAACCGGCAAGCCGCTCGCCGACGTTGGCCGTCTGCGCGGTCAGGCGCCCATCAAGCCGATTCCCCTCTCGCCGGAGATGATCGCCGGAGACCTCGCCGAGATTCCCGAGGAGGCGCGCGATGAGTGA
- a CDS encoding (2Fe-2S)-binding protein, whose product MTIDSAARDADQPQFVRVAEMRREPLRFFLDGREVEALQGDTLLTAVLMHQRRVRDSEFSGAPRAGFCLIGACQDCWMRGEDGKRLRACSTLVTEGMRVVSRLQAQTPSQPQGNAGASR is encoded by the coding sequence ATGACGATCGATTCCGCCGCGCGCGATGCCGACCAGCCGCAATTCGTTCGCGTCGCGGAAATGCGGCGTGAACCGCTGCGCTTCTTTCTCGATGGCCGGGAAGTCGAGGCACTGCAAGGCGACACGCTGCTCACCGCCGTATTGATGCATCAACGCCGCGTGCGCGACAGCGAATTCAGCGGCGCGCCGCGTGCCGGCTTCTGTCTGATCGGCGCCTGCCAGGACTGCTGGATGCGCGGCGAAGACGGCAAGCGTCTGCGCGCGTGCTCGACGCTGGTGACCGAAGGCATGCGCGTCGTGTCGCGATTGCAGGCGCAAACGCCATCGCAACCTCAAGGCAACGCCGGAGCATCGCGATGA
- a CDS encoding ABC transporter permease: protein MRKNGPIALIFHTLVIAFVLAPLVIVVLVAFTPDETLTLPTHGLSLRWFRAILQYPDFISAFFNSLKLAFASATLSLIVALPAALAIGRARFPGRGFLNGLLLSPLVIPGLVLGIALLRFFALIGATGSFAWLVLAHMIIITPFVMRLVLASVSGLDRSVEHAANSLGADAWTTFRRITFPMILPGITGGWLLAFINSFDELTMSIFVTSPQTVTLPVRMYMYATESIDPMMASVSALVIFITGGAMLLLDRVYGLNRILIGQH from the coding sequence ATGAGAAAGAACGGCCCCATTGCGCTGATTTTCCATACGCTCGTCATCGCGTTCGTGCTCGCGCCGCTCGTGATCGTCGTGCTGGTCGCGTTCACGCCCGACGAAACGCTGACGCTGCCCACGCACGGTCTGTCGCTACGCTGGTTTCGCGCGATCCTGCAATACCCCGACTTCATCTCGGCGTTCTTCAACAGCCTGAAACTGGCGTTCGCGTCGGCCACGCTGTCGCTGATCGTCGCGCTGCCCGCCGCGCTGGCGATCGGCCGCGCGCGCTTTCCGGGGCGCGGCTTTCTCAACGGGTTGCTGCTGTCGCCGCTGGTGATCCCGGGCCTCGTACTCGGCATCGCATTGCTGCGCTTCTTCGCGCTGATCGGCGCGACCGGCTCGTTCGCGTGGCTCGTGCTCGCGCACATGATCATCATCACGCCGTTCGTGATGCGGCTGGTGCTCGCGTCGGTCAGCGGTCTCGACCGCAGCGTCGAACATGCGGCGAACTCGCTCGGCGCGGATGCGTGGACCACGTTCCGCCGCATCACCTTCCCGATGATTCTGCCGGGCATCACCGGCGGCTGGCTGCTGGCCTTCATCAACAGCTTCGACGAATTGACGATGTCGATCTTCGTCACCTCGCCGCAAACCGTCACGTTGCCGGTGCGTATGTACATGTACGCGACCGAATCGATCGATCCGATGATGGCTTCCGTGTCCGCGCTGGTGATCTTCATCACCGGCGGCGCGATGCTGCTGCTCGATCGCGTGTACGGGCTCAACCGCATTCTTATTGGCCAGCATTGA
- a CDS encoding ABC transporter permease encodes MCAPAFLLFATLVLVPLLMTLVLTFYRFDPASGPIAAFQFGNYAEVLGSSYYHTIFLRTFGIAFLVTLLCVAIGTPEAYVLSRMRDPYRSLFLLVILAPLLVSVVVRAFGWSMLLNSNGLVNQAFGLFGLGPYKLEYTTFAIVIALVHVMLPFMVIPVWTALQKLDPQTENAALSLMASPATMLRRIVLPQLTPGILSGSLMVFGLSASAFAIPGLLGGRRLKVAATAVYDEFLGSLNWPLGATIALLLLVANLVVMLTYYRVLERRYTRSLG; translated from the coding sequence ATGTGCGCGCCGGCATTCCTGCTGTTCGCGACGCTGGTGCTGGTGCCGCTGCTGATGACGCTGGTGCTGACCTTCTACCGTTTCGATCCGGCGAGCGGCCCCATCGCGGCCTTCCAGTTCGGCAATTACGCGGAAGTGCTGGGCTCCTCGTACTACCACACGATTTTCCTGCGCACCTTCGGCATCGCGTTTCTGGTGACCCTGCTGTGCGTCGCGATCGGCACGCCGGAAGCGTATGTGCTGTCGCGCATGCGCGACCCGTATCGTTCGCTGTTTCTGCTGGTGATCCTCGCGCCGCTGCTGGTGTCGGTGGTGGTGCGCGCGTTCGGCTGGAGCATGCTGCTGAACAGCAATGGCCTCGTGAACCAGGCCTTCGGTCTGTTCGGCCTCGGCCCCTACAAGCTGGAGTACACGACCTTCGCGATCGTCATCGCCCTGGTGCACGTGATGCTGCCGTTCATGGTGATTCCGGTGTGGACCGCGCTGCAGAAGCTCGACCCGCAAACCGAAAACGCCGCGCTGTCGCTGATGGCGTCGCCCGCCACCATGCTGCGCCGTATCGTGTTGCCGCAACTGACGCCGGGCATCCTGTCGGGCAGTCTGATGGTGTTCGGCCTGTCGGCGAGCGCCTTCGCGATTCCCGGTCTGCTCGGCGGACGGCGCCTGAAAGTCGCCGCCACCGCCGTCTACGACGAATTCCTCGGCTCGCTGAACTGGCCGCTCGGCGCGACCATAGCGCTGTTGCTGCTCGTCGCGAATCTGGTGGTGATGCTCACGTATTACCGGGTGCTGGAGCGGCGCTATACGAGAAGCCTCGGCTGA
- a CDS encoding ABC transporter ATP-binding protein, with protein MSFLTLTDVTKSFGDLHAVADVNLSVEKGEFVSLLGPSGCGKTTTLQMIAGFVETTRGRITLDGRDITHMKPNKRGLGIVFQSYALFPHMSVADNVGFGLEMRNIDKAERKERVREALALVRLDALAHRFPRELSGGQRQRVAIARAIVIAPPVLLLDEPMSNLDAKLREDMQFELRSIQRKIGTTTIMVTHDQSEALSISDRVVVMEAGRITQIDTPYEAYERPENRFVSQFIGKANMLPGTVVACDGDAIRIDLGHDLAETGRTAQMPARERAVGVGDAVTLCIRPEKLRLCAPDGGRVPATVTSRFFLGSQWLYRLDSRLGEVLVCCQNEGTEPLPEGAAVGVDWNSDAIRFIQRDAHHG; from the coding sequence CTGCATGCAGTCGCGGACGTGAACCTGTCGGTGGAAAAAGGCGAGTTCGTGTCGTTGCTCGGGCCGTCCGGCTGCGGCAAGACCACCACCTTGCAAATGATCGCGGGCTTCGTCGAAACGACGCGCGGGCGCATCACGCTCGACGGCCGCGACATCACGCACATGAAGCCGAATAAGCGCGGCTTGGGCATCGTGTTCCAGAGCTACGCGCTGTTCCCGCACATGAGCGTGGCCGACAACGTCGGCTTCGGCCTGGAGATGCGCAATATCGACAAGGCCGAGCGCAAGGAACGCGTGCGCGAGGCGCTTGCGCTGGTACGGCTCGACGCGCTCGCGCACCGCTTTCCGCGCGAGCTGTCCGGCGGTCAGCGGCAACGCGTGGCGATTGCCCGCGCGATCGTGATCGCGCCGCCGGTGCTGCTGCTCGACGAACCGATGTCGAATCTCGACGCCAAGCTGCGCGAAGACATGCAATTCGAACTGCGCAGCATTCAACGCAAGATCGGCACGACCACGATCATGGTCACGCACGACCAGTCCGAGGCGCTGTCGATCAGCGACCGCGTGGTGGTGATGGAGGCCGGCCGCATCACGCAGATCGACACGCCGTACGAAGCGTACGAGCGCCCGGAAAATCGCTTCGTCTCGCAGTTCATCGGCAAGGCCAACATGCTGCCCGGCACCGTGGTGGCGTGCGACGGCGACGCGATCCGTATCGACCTCGGTCACGATCTCGCGGAAACGGGCCGCACCGCGCAGATGCCGGCGCGCGAACGCGCGGTCGGCGTCGGCGACGCGGTGACCTTGTGCATCCGCCCGGAAAAGTTGCGCCTGTGCGCACCGGACGGCGGCCGCGTGCCGGCCACCGTGACAAGCCGCTTCTTCCTCGGCAGCCAGTGGCTGTACCGGCTCGATAGCCGGCTCGGCGAAGTGCTGGTGTGCTGCCAGAACGAAGGCACCGAGCCGCTGCCGGAAGGCGCGGCAGTCGGCGTCGACTGGAACAGCGACGCGATCCGCTTCATTCAACGGGATGCGCATCATGGCTAG